A region of Epinephelus fuscoguttatus linkage group LG1, E.fuscoguttatus.final_Chr_v1 DNA encodes the following proteins:
- the dtex3lb.1 gene encoding uncharacterized protein dtex3lb.1, with protein MMSSQDKNEVLAVLFMKWSGVNRPLRKELQLVLQRWFIRNHVGAACLVLSASTDGRVVVKITPARALHELQKLKGQTLTINDDTTVTIISVSLTKAELETRRPDDASIDLPPSFCSEPQVEGQLGKQRNDVFSCTCDIPMHHFWYVNQAYKEEIKRIEKESGVKIMAEVKLTFEANQKDASPNHAFSEFINLVQKCSGESRGFTLPLKEMNPEEWKDTLNVIQRPENKLVLALSSEEMTVCGPRKSQDVIRKSLNARTSISTSVGVSTWASQDTVSTQASQHKESTRASQITVSTRASQDTVSTWASQHKESTRASQVTVSTQASQDTLSTWASQDTLWNIGMSINDPLVNAGLTMEENHWKLMTTSYSEQVDKIKTKYGVDFKESSDGQGKVIVKACHKRSGGNASMESHAVRALLHLYQKTATSPYSFTQPIGAAGSG; from the exons atgatgtcatcacaggaCAAAAATGAAGTTCTGGCTGTTCTCTTCATGAAGTGGTCAGGGGTTAATCGACCACTTAGAAAGGAGCTACAGCTGGTCCTCCAGCGCTGGTTCATCAGAAACCATGTTGGAGCAGCCTGCTTAGTTTTAAGTGCCTCAACAGACGGGAGAGTTGTGGTGAAGATTACACCTGCCCGAG CCCTGCATGAGCTTCAGAAACTGAAAGGACAAACACTGACCATTAACGATGACACAACAGTCACAATAATATCCGTCAGTCTGACAAAGGCAGAGCTGGAGACACGAAGACCAGATGATGCTTCAATCGACCTTCCTCCTTCATTCTGCTCAGAACCACAA GTGGAAGGACAGCTGGGGAAACAGAGAAATGACGTGTTTTCATGTACTTGCGATATCCCAATGCACCATTTCTGGTATGTGAACCAGGCCTACAAGGAGGAAATTAAACGTATAGAAAAAGAGAGTGGAGTAAAAATCATGGCAGAAGTGAAGCTGACATTTGAAGCAAACCAGAAAGATGCAAGTCCAAACCATGCTTTCTCTGAGTTCATTAACCTTGTCCAGAAATGCTCAGGGGAATCCAGGGGCTTCACTCTACCTCTCAAGGAGATGAATCCAGAAGAGTGGAAGGACACACTGAATGTCATCCAGAGACCTGAGAACAAGCTTGTCCTCGCTCTGTCCTCTGAAGAAATGACCGTGTGTGGGCCAAGAAAAAGTCAAGATGTTATCAGAAAGTCCTTAAATGCAAGAACAAGTATCAGCACTTCTGTGGGAGTGTCTACATGGGCATCTCAAGACACAGTGTCTACACAGGCATCTCAACACAAAGAGTCTACACGGGCGTCTCAAATCACAGTGTCGACACGGGCATCTCAAGACACAGTGTCTACATGGGCATCTCAACACAAAGAGTCTACACGGGCGTCTCAAGTCACAGTGTCTACACAGGCATCTCAAGACACACTGTCTACATGGGCGTCTCAAGACACATTATGGAACATTGGCATGAGCATCAATGACCCTCTCGTCAATGCCGGACTCACCATGGAGGAAAACCACTGGAAGCTGATGACTACTTCCTACAGTGAGCAAGTAGATAAGATCAAAACTAAGTATGGAGTGGACTTTAAAGAATCAAGCGACGGTCAAGGCAAAGTGATAGTCAAAGCTTGCCACAAAAGATCTGGAGGAAATGCGTCAATGGAGAGCCATGCTGTCAGAGCTCTTCTTCATCTGTACCAGAAGACTGCAACATCACCCTACAGCTTCACCCAACCCATTGGTGCTGCTGGGTCTGGGTAA